A region from the Gavia stellata isolate bGavSte3 chromosome 2, bGavSte3.hap2, whole genome shotgun sequence genome encodes:
- the ERMARD gene encoding endoplasmic reticulum membrane-associated RNA degradation protein, with amino-acid sequence MALSDSVTTCLSPPVHYVICKLGFEKKDTYDINNILSENGEICWQAVTERVCYLESDQSVDYIKSIRSLGPVCESVNLHFKSLTKEQFVIQYALWFHWTNYIELFLEVFDVLQYTRTTEVALGLMKLTSCLERALGDVYLLIGKDCPFLLRDLLASEQLAIVFGQAVMNVLRVFIGSPHGLNLRNVLWHGFASPQEIPAKYCAMLLFLTAGLGQLLQTYLLQTKCILVHRPYVTFISLEELDVFPDLDNETLSIAEELVKLSSFVLKTMLPFWMAALAAFKQSRYADCVILLLPQLEVGLRLLFTMTNKCPNRLLTAEPSSLYTTFDEMLAKHLDNEEVNQLPTVLEEPAMEFLWDFLNHQEGPRIRDRLSHGEINLEAFPREVANQIVAFAITLLCRFSDEDILAFKEHMVIKPLMNCASCYRSRFHPISRLKKQVLECMKSIHLWPELPTAPEEHIQAIKGLEGNAKADTLILMIPAIISQLQQYMPQNCCSSDDPINSVLTERLLIELCETHICTLYAPRPVLEILVVLRKISTQCHQVSEQVIASTELRYKQWINKTLRSRQRHNYLRMLNSIKFLSPVLRLILVLVTLELVNIHSVCKKNPFDYQQYLKFLKSVLQYTENLVTYTSPEKNKWDETIELANKALIKIRKISDRKLMLMQLAT; translated from the exons ATGGCGTTGTCAGACTCAGTCACTACTTGTCTTTCTCCACCTGTGCATTATGTGATTTGTAAACTTGGATTTGAGAAAAAGGACACCTAtgatattaataatattttgtctgaaaatggtgaAATATGTTGGCAAGCTGTTACAGAGCGTGTGTGTTACCTTGAATCAG ATCAAAGTGTGGATTATATCAAAAGCATACGATCCTTAGGACCTGTATGTGAATCTGTTAATTTGCACTTCAAATCTCTGACCAAGGAGCAATTTGTAATTCAGTATGCATTATGGTTCCACTGGACAAACTACATAGAG TTATTTCTTGAGGTATTTGATGTTCTACAATACACACGAACTACGGAAGTTGCTCTTGGCTTAATGAAACTAACATCATGCTTGGAGCGAGCCTTGGGTGAT gtatATTTACTGATTGGTAAAGATTGCCCTTTCCTTCTAAGAGACTTACTTGCTTCTGAGCAGCTTGCAATTGTCTTTGGACAAGCTGTA ATGAATGTACTGAGGGTATTCATTGGATCTCCGCATGGTCTGAATCTCCGTAATGTTTTGTGGCATGGGTTTGCATCCCCACAAGAAATTCCTGCAAA ATATTGTGCTATGCTGCTCTTTTTAACTGCAGGATTGGGTCAGTTGTTACAGACGTATCTTCTGCAAACTAAATGCATTTTAGTACATCGACCTTATGTTACCTTCATTAGCTTAGAGGAGCTTGATGTTTTTCCAG ATCTTGATAATGAAACGCTTTCCATAGCTGAAGAGCTAGTAAAACTGTCCagttttgtattaaaaacaatgTTACCATTTTGGATGGCTGCTTTAGCAGCTTTCAAGCAAAGCAG gtatgcCGACTGTGTGATTCTCTTGCTTCCTCAGCTGGAAGTTGGACTTAGATTGCTCTTCACTATGACTAATAAATGTCCGAATCGATTGCTAACAGCTGAG CCTTCTTCTCTATACACCACTTTCGACGAG ATGCTAGCAAAGCATTTGGATAACGAAGAAGTCAACCAGCTTCCCACAGTTCTTGAGGAACCTGCCATG GAATTTCTTTGGGATTTCTTGAATCACCAGGAGGGTCCACGTATAAGAGATCGTTTAAGCCATGGAGAGATCAATCTAGAAGCATTTCCCAGAGAAGTAGCTAATCAGATAGTCGCATTTGCTATTACTCTTCTCTGCAGATTTTCAGATGAGGACATACTTGCCTTTAAG GAACACATGGTCATAAAACCACTGATGAACTGTGCAAGTTGCTACCGTTCTCGATTTCATCCAATTTCCCGACTGAAGAAGCAG GTCCTGGAATGTATGAAGAGCATTCATTTATGGCCTGAATTGCCAACAGCGCCTGAGGAGCACATTCAAGCAATTAAAGG gttGGAAGGAAATGCCAAAGCTGATACTTTAATTTTGATGATACCTGCAATTATATCTCAGTTGCAGCAATATATGCCCCAGAATTGCTGTAGTTCAGATGATCCAATCAATAGTGTCCTAACAGAGAG GCTGTTGATTGAACTTTGTGAGACACATATTTGCACACTTTATGCTCCGCGACCTGTTCTGGAAATACTGGTGGTACTCCGTAAAATAAGCACACAGTGCCATCAAGTGTCTGAACAAGTTATTGCCAGCACTGAGTTGAGATACAAACAGTGGATAAACAAGACTCTACGTTCTCGCCAGAGGCATAACTATCTACGAATGTTAAACAG TATTAAATTTTTGTCTCCGGTGTTGCGGCTCATCTTAGTGTTGGTTACTCTGGAACTAGTCAACATTCATTCGGTTTGTAAGAAGAATCCTTTTGATTATCAGCAGTATCTAAA gTTTTTGAAGTCAGTCTTGCAGTATACTGAGAACTTGGTGACATACACAAGCCCTGAGAAAAACAAGTGGGATGAAACCATCGAGCTTGCAAACAAGGCTTtgataaaaataaggaaaatcaGTGACAGAAAGCTAATGTTAATGCAGCTAGCTACGTAA